The proteins below come from a single Melitaea cinxia chromosome 9, ilMelCinx1.1, whole genome shotgun sequence genomic window:
- the LOC123656356 gene encoding EF-hand domain-containing family member C2-like: MAIRNPRLPLLPGYGSNPLIGKKNFGVRPVFTSVDKVNMLVDKKDGVNRVPSLYCRKQAPDLPSWIMYDKNILHFQAYFQQTLHEMRLSAHILRKVDIFFFLEDGTIKVIEPKTGNSGLSQGTLISRQRIRLPFSTDLYYDVLDLNIGREIQFYGKVFKIVNCDNFTRVFLNRLGINVPDPQPWPDAVERSPDTTRPPKHRPFRQFLDFDRQVLRFYGYWDDRDTEFGIIHHLELHYFLADDTMEIKEVLPPNSGMEAGPMFLKRMRLPRKIPPHIEMTGGPQYASYGPADLSIGAVVNVYGRKVVLTDCDPFTKEFYRVTYGFDTFTPLPIPRDASSECVTANMSERQLPPWNGYGSYDDSAENCRTVEPKAPHRDFIKFLHKDRVGFDSHILRFAARLINDNPDDARRYFIIKYFLCDDTIGIFELGERNSGFKGGKFFRRDKMYLPDVDFFVPKEPPAYTDKDMWVGNELVINKHRFRLIAADEYALRYMELHPNEYPMANIALIMDKIRRTLASQQNGYKNFVAKYMDAVLPNKKELMSVRCFKQALKEIMCEKMTEHEYLTLIRHFRGDIGKEKNPRREMIRSLVFTELTRGLWDERARLVEGLRHADEGGCGALSPARLRQLLRAHRLPISCDLMDCMLDVLEKDENCNIICEDLMSFLDFQTRPVFNLTEADYQKVVRHAPPVKDTECKLWSEADTLIKEGYVNWEAFLCQLNLEHLVKEQTS, translated from the exons ATGGCGATACGAAACCCTCGTTTGCCACTATTGCCCGGATATGGATCCAACCCGTTG ATTGGAAAGAAAAACTTTGGAGTACGTCCTGTTTTCACATCTGTAGATAAAGTGAATATGTTAGTGGATAAGAAGGACGGAGTCAACCGTGTCCCTTCGTTGTACTGCCGGAAACAAGCTCCTGATCTTCCCAGTTGGATCATGtatgataaaaat ATATTGCACTTTCAAGCTTATTTCCAACAAACTCTTCATGAAATGCGATTGTCTGCTCACATATTGCGaaaagttgatatttttttctttcttgaaGACGGAACAATAAAGGTAATCGAGCCAAAAACTGGAAATAGTGGTCTTTCGCAAG GCACTCTCATTAGCCGCCAACGAATTCGTCTTCCGTTCAGCACAGATTTGTACTATGATGTCCTAGATTTGAACATTGGTCGTGAAATACAATTTTACGGAAAGGTTTTCAAG ATTGTTAACTGTGATAACTTTACGAGAGTTTTTCTGAATCGTCTTGGAATTAATGTTCCCGATCCACAACCTTGGCCTGATGCCGTTgag agATCTCCTGATACTACTCGACCACCAAAGCATCGTCCATTTCGCCAATTCTTAGATTTTGATAGGCAGGTTCTGAG attttacgGGTATTGGGACGATCGAGACACTGAATTCGGAATCATACATCACTTAGAGTTACATTATTTCTTAGCTGATGATACAATGGAAATAAAAGAAGTTCTACCGCCGAATTCTGGGATGGAGGCTGGTCCcatgtttttaaaaagaatgaGATTACCAAGa AAAATTCCACCGCATATAGAGATGACCGGTGGGCCGCAATATGCCTCATACGGTCCCGCTGACTTGAGCATCGGAGCTGTCGTTAATGTTTACGGTCGAAAAGTCGTTCTTACTGATTGTGACCCTTTTACTAAAGAATTTTATCGAGTCACCTATGGGTTTG aCACGTTTACTCCTTTACCAATACCACGAGACGCAAGTTCCGAGTGCGTAACGGCCAACATGTCTGAGCGTCAATTACCTCCGTGGAACGGTTACGGTTCCTACGATGATTCTGCCGAGAACTGTCGGACTGTTGAACCAAAAGCTCCACATAgagatttcattaaatttttgcaCAAAGATAG ggtTGGCTTCGATTCCCATATACTTCGATTTGCAGCTAGATTGATTAACGATAACCCCGATGACGCAAGACGTTATTTCATAATCAAATACTTTCTATGCGATGACACCATCGGTATCTTTGAACTAGGCGAGCGTAACTCTGGTTTTAAG GGTGGAAAATTCTTTCGACGTGATAAAATGTATCTGCCAGATGTGGACTTCTTCGTGCCAAAGGAACCTCCTGCGTATACAGATAAAGACATGTGGGTTGGTAATGAGCTTGTAATTAACAAGCATCGTTTTCGTCTCATCGCTGCGGATGAGTATGCTTTAAGGTACATGGAACTCCACCCGAATGAG tatccGATGGCAAACATTGCTTTGATAATGGATAAAATTCGTCGAACTCTTGCGTCCCAACAAAATGGTTATAAGAATTTCGTGGCTAAATATATGGATGCAGTTTTGCCGAATAAAAAAGAACTTATGTCTGTCAGATGCTTCaa ACAAGCCTTAAAGGAAATAATGTGTGAGAAAATGACGGAACACGAGTATTTAACTCTAATTCGACATTTTCGCGGCGATATTGGTAAAGAGAAAAATCCTCGGCGAGAGATGATCag GTCTCTGGTGTTCACGGAGCTGACGCGCGGTCTGTGGGACGAGCGCGCGCGACTGGTTGAGGGTCTGCGGCACGCGGACGAGGGCGGGTGCGGGGCGTTATCACCCGCGCGTCTGCGGCAGTTGCTTCGCGCGCACCGCCTGCCAATCTCCTGCGACCTCATGGACTGCATGCTGGACGT ccTTGAAAAAGATGAAAATTGCAACATTATTTGTGAAGACCTGATGTCGTTTCTAGACTTCCAAACACGACCGGTGTTCAATCTCACTGAGGCGGATTATCAAAAGGTTGTTCGTCATGCGCCTCCAGTTAAAGATACAGAG TGTAAACTTTGGTCTGAAGCGGATACATTGATAAAAGAAGGCTACGTGAATTGGGAAGCATTTTTGTGTCAACTCAATCTTGAACATCTTGTAAAAGAACAAACAAGTTAA
- the LOC123656357 gene encoding dual oxidase maturation factor 2 has translation MKGWFDAFREESGPTLYAYHNRTAVAADVPALALLVAALTLYLAFLVIFPGIRKERFSTFTIVTLSLFVGTVILVCKHGSSWHIAGSRVSRAAYRAFSAERLDCWLAVHVGLGHVNVTLAALSWGNLSTGDPGVDYNEQFRWEDAGAIQEWYRAGLLRGLPYPVLSVAEHFAAEHEGFEWGAKYRAAGYTTATLLWTSLALWLLMNLLLVVVPRYGAYAMASLGVTLCAAAGGYWASLPNVPLVVRIDGSMLFFSLGWCFWLVLIAGCICVVVGLLIAALDLMWPHRFSTVLEVDYDTPYDRHVLIVDSRQRARPQTQSSLPSRILRRLSSKTRDPERQVSMSIVNESGGRDNPAFQHEQRKPNSPWRYPLFRRQIDRVDSASSMGSSINGNSSGIKMSPIGSPPSNSLSMSPQRYRPQLPATERVKDMW, from the exons ATGAAGGGGTGGTTTGATGCTTTCCGCGAGGAAAGCGGGCCGACCCTGTACGCTTATCACAACCGCACAGCCGTCGCAGCCGACGTGCCTGCACTTGCGCTGCTTGTCGCCGCACTCACACTCTACCTTGCGTTCCTTGTGATCTTCCCCGGCATCAGGAAAGAG agatTTTCTACATTCACGATCGTCACCCTTAGTTTATTCGTAGGAACTGTGATTTTAG TGTGTAAGCATGGATCATCGTGGCACATAGCGGGTTCAAGGGTATCTCGAGCCGCGTACCGAGCCTTCTCCGCCGAACGACTCGACTGTTGGCTCGCCGTCCACGTCGGCTTGGGCCACGTCAACGTTACTCTTGCTG CCTTATCTTGGGGTAACTTATCTACAGGAGACCCAGGGGTGGACTACAATGAGCAATTTCGTTGGGAAGACGCTGGCGCAATTCAGGAATGGTACCGTGCCGGACTTTTACGAGGTCTACCATATCCCGTATTGTCTGTCGCAGAACATTTTGCAGCGGAACATGAAGGTTTTGAATGGGGCGCCAAGTATCGAGCAGCTGGATACACAACTGCAACGTTATTATG GACGTCGCTGGCACTATGGCTACTGATGAACCTCCTACTGGTCGTGGTTCCGCGATATGGAGCGTATGCTATGGCGTCACTCGGTGTCACATTGTGTGCAGCGGCCGGAGGGTACTGGGCTTCACTGCCCAATGTTCCCTTAGTAGTCAGAATTGATGGATCCATGCTGTTCTTTTCCTTAGGCTGGTGTTTCTGGCTAGTTTTAATTGCAG GTTGTATTTGCGTGGTAGTTGGTCTACTAATTGCCGCATTGGACCTTATGTGGCCACACCGTTTCTCTACAGTTCTAGAAGTGGACTACGACACGCCGTACGACAGACACGTCCTCATAGTGGACAGTCGACAGAGAGCGCGCCCGCAGACTCAAAGTTCGCTACCTTCTAGAATACTTAG GAGACTATCATCAAAGACTCGCGATCCCGAGCGTCAAGTGTCGATGTCCATAGTGAATGAGAGTGGTGGTCGAGACAATCCCGCCTTTCAGCATGAACAGCGAAAGCCCAATTCCCCGTGGAGGTACCCTCTGTTCAGACGACAGATAGATCG tgtTGATTCGGCGTCCAGTATGGGTTCAAGTATAAATGGTAACAGTTCCGGAATCAAAATGTCACCAATAGGTAGTCCACCTTCTAATTCACTTTCAATGTCGCCACAgag ATATCGACCACAACTACCTGCTACAGAACGTGTTAAAGATATGTGGTGA